CTTGGTTGGAGCATTTAAACAGATCTAATTAAcgtcatcatttttatttttttttcttcttatttctttCTTCTTCCCAAAGTGTAATTTGGAAACAATCAGCCCAAATGTAATAGTCGGCTTGAATCTTCCTGCCAATGGCTCCCCCCTTCAGGATATCCTGGTCCATCCCTGTGTGACTTCCATTGACTCTTCCATGCTGATCTCAAGCAGTGTGGCTGCGACAGACGATTCTGCTTTCAACGGGCCCTACAAATTTCCATTCATTCCGCCCTTTGATTTGTTTCAATTGTGTTACTACACATCCCAGGTAAATGGGGGCTAGGAGCCTGGATTTATAGACTATAGCTGTACCAAGAATATCTTTTATATTAGTCCGGTAGTCCTGTGCCTTCACAGGTGTTGACTTTGCATGGTTGCCCTGTGcgtgatactttttttttatttttttttattcgatttgcTATCATTTTCTAGTATtattattcgtttttttttttttttttttgttacaggtACCTGTGCCTCCCATATTAGGTTTTTACCAGTTGACAGATGATGGACATCAGGTACAGATATCGGTTAAACTAAAGCTTCACGAGAGCATAAAGAATGGGTTTGATTACTGTGAAGCACAAATACCCTTTTTCAACAagtaagattttttattttatttctatttatttttatattttattttaatgttaagtatatggaattttttttatcacatatggTCTGAcgatattattttaatattaagCATATGGCATTTTCATCACATATGGCCTGACAGTATTTTAAGATTTAAGTATGTGGAATTTTTAGCACACATGGCCTGACGACATTATTTTAATAATAAGTATATGGAATTTTTATCATATATTATTTGAATATTAAatatgtgttgttgttttttatcaCTTAAGGCCTGACagtattattttaatattaacTGATATGGAATGTTTATCATATATAGCCTTATCATATATTGCAAATGTGTCATTTAAAATAATAGTTGCCATTTAGGTATTTTGATGTCATGAAATACTAAACCAAACTGCacatgtaaaagaaaaaatatttttagcttttttttaattatttgtaGATATTATAACAATAACATGTTTCTTTAATCCacagtttaacttttttttcggTCCTTAATTTAATAAATACATCTTCCAAGGTATTTGTTTTTTGTGCCTTGCTATGTTTttcgatttttttctttttttttttttttccggtccaTCATTTTAATAAGTACATCTTCCAAGGTATTTGTCTTCTGTTCCTTCCTATGAGGATAATTTATTTTAtagaaattgtttatttttttacttacaaagaaagcatttttatttatttttttagagtaCGAATATTATAAATTCTTTAAAATTTGCTTTACATTATTTTGGTAAGTGTAGAATTTTTGGAATTTAAAGGCAGTTAGTTTCACCAATCAGACATCGGATACTATTGTGTAATGTCCAATTAGGTTTGTGATGTCACTTACAATTAAATCGCGTATTAATAAATAATACTTAATGCTTACATTTTTACTCTGTATTTTTGCTTTTGCTTATTATTATAATGCCGTCAGATACCGTTCATTGTAAACAACctttacaatacatttgtatcaTCTCTTCCTAGATCTAACCCACTGTTGCGGTCTGATCAGGACTCATACAGTTAAACTATAGAACAatacaatttttgggggttttctcaGTCACTCAGAGAATAATTATGGCAAATTCTCTCAAAATGTATCCCGTATAACAAGCGTAACACCCATTGTGGCTTGAATGCTGAATTGTCATAGATACTTTACATAGGGCGGTGGAAACGGCACAGTTGGATCATGAGAATATACAAATccattttattagatttttattttaatgtcaTATAATGGGCAATTGGGTAAGAGAGAACAGTAAAGAAGCTAATGTGTTGCTATATTATAGTGCGGTTCCCTTAATCTGCTCTCGTGTATTACAGAGGCCAGATAAAGCATTTTGAATATAAAGTAAGCCACGGGCATCTTGAATTATCAAGAGAGAAGAGTCTTGTAGTTTGGGTGATAGGTAAGTATTAAGCATttttataataattaaaaaaaataatattatctgGCCTGGTTCATTTCTCTTgcaacatatatatttaaataatatgAATGAAAATATACGAAGCTTATCTGATTAGAGAAAATCCTCAGTATTACACTAAAATACAAAAGCACTCAAGATGAAATGAAAACCACCTCCACTGTTCGCTGCAAAATAATGAAAATTAGAGATGAGGTTTATGTTACAAAGTCACTTTTTGATTTAGTGTCTAAATGGCTTTGTTTGAGAACTCCATaaacatttgcaaaaatgttttaaagggattttccgagattttgtcctccggataggtcatcagtatctgatcagtggggatccgacacccgggaccccgccgttcagctgtttgagaaggcaccagcactcacaGTAGCGCCGCGACCTTCTCtcactttccctaggccatgtgatgtcacggtcattggtcacatgacctaggcgcaggtcaccaccatagaagtgaatagggccgaGCTGCAtatccactatacaatggacggcgctgtgcttggtgaactgagagaaggctgtgccactactgtgagcgccggtgccttctcaaacagttgatcagcgggggtcctgggtgttggccCCCCACCAGAGGATCAGTCATCAGTTCAAAAATCtcgaaaaaaaaacctttaagtgTAAGCTGATATCTCCTCATTAATTTGAGGCTGGCCCTTGGCCTTCTGCCACAGTTTTGCATGCCGCCGATCCATCTGCAGTTTTAGCCCCATTCAGATAACCTGTGGTCGAATGAAGGTCCGTGCAGGTTCCTCTGTCAGTTTCTGCACACAAAGTCTGAACACACATAGTAGTGAAcacattttcttaaaaaataacTTAGTGGCAGTACCCAGTTTGAAAGAATTGGCAGTCCCTCTGTGTGACAGGTATCCTCACCCATCGGCTGAAAGGGTtggcgccaccacaggagaaataaagCATTATTCAATCCCTATGAAAATCTGTGGGTACCAGTGTAATGCATGGACATGCTGGGTCCTTCCAGAATAACAAGATCTTTATAGACACTTTCCACTCTGACtaatacattaaaggggtcttcccatcacagacaatgggggcatatgcccccattgcctgatagGTACTggccccaccgctgggacccgcacctacactgagaatggagcggggaaggCGGTGGCCGGAGGACCTCGGGTTTCCCCCGGGTCCTGACACCACCAGGCCCTCTCCCCATAGTACTGAATAGGAGCGCACCGCGCTTGTCCGGCCACCCCtcgcattcatttctacggggcctgGCGGAAATACGCTCGGATACTTTTGGCGgctccatagacataaatatTGGGGGGTGGCTGTTCATGTGCAGTGTGTGCCCTCCACAACTTTCCAggctccgttctcggtgtaggtgtgggtcccagcggtgagaCCCCCAACTgtcagacagtgggggcatatcctagcgatacgcccccattgtctgagatgggaaaacccctttaaggctcagtACAGGGGATTTCAGGGACTCAGAATTCCCTAAGAAGGTatatgaaaatgtttttttgtaaCCCAGACAACCTcctttgaaaggggttgtccgggttcagctctgaacccggacatataccATATGttcacccaggcagtcccccCTGAtactagcatcggagcatctcatgttctgatgtgctcccttgccctgcgctagatcgagcagggcacgggctcttttgtttacagtaacacactgcccatcagtgacggtgacgtcaccgggcttcctggcagccccatggagagcccgggtcgtcaccggaactctagcgcgatctagcgcagagcaaaggagagcatcggagcatgaactgctctgatgctcaagtcagggggctgcctgggtgaaaatggaggtatgtccgggttcagctccaaacctggacaacccctttaagtgctgcaTCTTTAGGTTCACCTTCACTCTGCCAAGCTAAAGACCTAATAGGTTGTTGgaggttcaaatttttttttacgggaTGATCAGAAATGTACAGACCTGTTGATGTGGTGAGGTTTCTATATGTTATGCCTCCCTTGCGGAGTGTAAGCCCTTgcaggcagggtcctctctcctcctgTACCAGTCTGTCACTATGTTACTTATATGTATATTGTACTTGTTTTTGTCTTTTGTATGTGATGCCTTTTCATATACACAGCTGACTGGAATAAATGGCAcgtaataaaataaattacaattagtttttttttgcaattatcTTCAGGCCAGAAGTTTCCCAAATCCTTAGAGATTTCCTTGTCAGGAACTGTGACTTTTCTATCGGAGAAACACCTGAACGACCCAGTGGATCCCATTTGTGTTGGAAACACTGCTTATGTCAAAGTAAGTTAAGGAATGAAGTGTTTATTTTAACGAGGTTATCCAAGACTTTAAACTTTGTctcctatccttaggataagccatcaatatgaaaTCAGTGCGAGTACGACTCCTGGTATTCCTGCCGTTTCcttgctgtttgaagaggctgcatcaTACCAGAGAGAACCACCTCCATACTCATGGTTTACCAGGTACAGCTTCGTACACCTAGTAGTGGCCATGCCTGGTATTGTAATACCAGGCTCGGCCACTAGTATAAGTATGGAGCTGTGCCTAGTAAACAATGGCAGAGCCAGGGTGTTTCTTACACAAGTTCATGTATTGTATACATCCTGAATGTTTGTGTGGTGCTAAAACTCTTGTTGTGTCCGTAGCTTTTATTTAGGATTCCTGACTACAGCCTAACGGGATGTTACACCGACCAGCACTCTGTCCAAGTCTTCTCAACGGCAAAGCCAAAAATCCTTACCTGTAAGAGTCATTTTATGTTCATTCTTGGTCGTTCACCATTTTTACTGAGTATATTTACAATATGGGCTAATGGACAAAAGCGTATATGTGAGATTCTGCTTTTTATCCCCTTTGACTCCActgttagtctactttcacactggcgtttctgggtccgcttgtgagatccgtttcagggctctcacaagcggcccaaaactgatcagttcagccccaatgcattctgaatggataaggatccgttcagaatgcatcagtttggctccgttccgcctccattccgctctggaggcggacaccaaaacgctgcttggtgtccgcctgacgatgcggagccaaacggatccgtcctaacttacaatataagtcaatggggaccgatcagttttcactgacacaatatggtgcaattgaaaacggatccgtcccccattgactttcaatgtaagtcaggacggatccgttttgacttagagtttttatttaaagggaacctgtcaccaggatattgtgtatagagccgaggacatgggttgctagatggtcgctagcatatctgtaatacccagtccccatagctctgtgtgcttttattgtgtaaaaaaacgatttgatacatatgcaaattaacctgagatgagtcctgtccctgagatgagtcaaggacaggactcatctcaggttaatttgcatatgtatcaaatcgggttttttacacaataaaagcacacagagctatggggactgggtattgcggatgtgctagcggccatctagcaacccatgtcctcggctctgtacacaaaatcccggtgacaggttccctttaaagagtaatacaaacggatccgttctgaacggatacaagtgtttgcattatcggtgcggatctgtctgtgcaaatacaagacggatccgcaccgaacgcaggtgtcaaaagtagccttataaggaATCCTACCATTCCTCTGATTTTACCTTCATtaataaaattttaaatatagAATATAACATTGTAGCAATTTATAGTTTATTTTTAAGGCATATTAAAGGCACACACAGACACACTCAGGTTATGCGTGCCTCATGGCAGCTAAAATAAATGGAACTtgattgataaaaaaatagacaAGTATTATTGGTCTCCAAAAAGTAATAGAGTAAAATACCCCCTCCCCTATACACCAGGGAGAGACAGGGGACAGGCGTACAGAGCCATATCTGTCTGCAATATTACTATCCTGCCAGCAGTACAGTAGAGTTACCGTTTCTACTGAGAATGAGAGGACTCTGCTCATGATGTCCCAGTCTATACGTCAAAGCTGCCAAGTAATCTACAGAAAACAGGAAGCCTATTGTGACTGCTCTAGTGACCATTGTGAAAATTGGAATATTTAATTGTAGAATAGTATTAAAAGAATATACCACCAAACATTTATAATTCTGGTGATACATTCCACTTAATAGTTGTAGGGTTTCCATGACAATAAATCCCTAACAGCCTGTGTCTATATTCTGGTTGTTCAGCTGGTGTATTTGAGAATGGCCTGTATCATCTCACATTGTTTCCTTGCTTTACAGCACGAGAGCTCATCTCAGCAGACTACTTCTTATGGAACTCCAAGGCGCCGGCACCTATCGTATGCAGATCGTTCTTTGATTAGTGACCAACAGTGATTTGTAAATTGTGAAGATGGATGACCAATCAAAAGCACTTTACCTCACTTATTTCTATCATTTCACATATTTAAATGTTAAGAATCTGTACGATTGAATATTTGCTTTTGGTGACCATTGTCCAaacttcaaaaaataatgaatctAATGGAAATTACATCATTGTCTCAATGGAAAGACCTTATGAGTGTTTCTTACCAGTTGCATCAGTTCAGTGATGTGTGTTTCCGGACAGCTTAACCCCAAAACAATTTTCTAGCTTTGAAGTCTACTAGTTTGCACATACTCTGTAGACTATGGACTTCTTCTCTGAGGCctattgcggtccgtttttcacggatccgttgttccgttttttgtttctgttctgtttttccgtatggcatatacagtatacagtaattacatagaaaaatcggggatgggcataaaattttttaattgatggttccgcaaaaacggaatggatacggaagacatacggatgcatttccgtatgtgttcagttttttttgcggagccattgacttgaatggagccacggaacgtgatttgtgggcaataataggacatgttctatctttcaacggaacggaaatacagaaacgttatgcatacagagtacattccgttttttttgcagaccctttgaaatgaatggttccgtatacggaacacaataaACAgcccgtaaacgggaaaaaaaatggtcgtgtgcatgaggcctaaggctgtgaaTGTGCCATTCATATGATCTAAATGTTGGCCCAACCTACTGATTTCAGTGGGACATATCGACCATCAAATATACATGGTAGCCACCCTATTCTCCTCTGATGGCAGATGGCAGACATGTTGAATTTAAACAAGCACAGACCTTTTGTTTTCAGGTGAGATAACCCAACGCTTCAGGTGCCCTAAAGCCCTATCACACCTAGCAATTTTTCCGGACACTTACGAAAAAACGCTCGTTCCCGATCATTGGCGCATATGATCACGTTGCCAATCAACCAGAAAATTAGCACTTGTTTGCATCTTTCATCAGAATGAAAATGCCCGATTTTTGGCAGAAGATTTccatgtgtaatcagggatgtgctgccaatagaattggatgaggtaagtatgacccATATACTTTGTatctgcctgtgtaataggctgatgcaaatgAGTGCCGATCGGCGCTCATCCTGCCCGAACATTGGTCAGTGATACTAAGCCCTTAACTTCCTTCTTCCCAGTGAAAACACACCAGCATCTGAAGTGTTTAACCAGCGTTAGTTGTGCTTTCAAGCTGCTCATGCTAAACCACTTGAAACCCTTTATGAATTGGTATATTTATATAATGGTTGGTTTTGCTCCTTAATAGACCATACCAccttaaaattaaaacaaaaaaagtcattGAACTTGTCAAAAAGTTCCTTCGCTTGTTTCCAGCTTCAGTTTCTGAGAGATCCAGGTAACACCAAACCACAGCATTATTAGGTCTTGAATCTCCAGAGTTATAATAAAAAACATGGAGTAAGGGTATATCAGCCATCTAGCGTTCAACCATCTTGGGGATTTGGGTGTCCACCCTTGTGAGAGCAGTAACGGTGGCTGTGTTGGTCAACCATATTTGCAGTTGATGCACATAATTATACAACATATCTATATAttcaaactaaagaaaaaaattcacattttCTTTCACCTCGTTGGTTCAGCAGAAGGCAAGCAGCAATCTTCATAAGGTTATTATACAATGGAGGCCCGCTAGTGTTCGAagactttctttctttttttttattactatcaAGCCTCTTGACAGATTTACCAAGTGCCTATCAGGACAGATGGATTTTCTTTTCCTTGACCATCTCTTTAATTTAAAACACAGCTAGTTGGCCCTCTCTGCTAACAAATCCAATGGGTCCCAGGCATTTTTTAATCAAGAAGAATGAAGCAATCCTTGACTCATGTGGGGTATCTTACTTTCATGCCTACAGCTAGGACAATTGTCTGGTGCCATCTTCAGCAGATTCTCCTGCTACTTTTCGCTGTGGTAGAAAACATTCTTTTTCACCCATTGTTCTTTTCACCCTGCTAAAAAAAGCTTTTGATATTGTCTCAAAATCTGTCACTtgaagatacatttttgaagacaAGGTCCGTTTCCCCAGTTTGGTAGATGACCTGTTTAATGTTCTCCCTGTGTCTGGGAACGCCTTAGTGTAATTAGCGACCTTTGCACTCCACTGCTAATCCCAAGCTAGTTTGTATTCCTTGCTCATCTTTAAGTCCAGACCTTTCTTTTCTTTGGAGTCCACTGCCACAATTAAAGAAGAAACAGCTGCATTTCAAAGGGATTCAGATTCCAGACCCTTAATCGTGATTGACAAGTTCTTATACTAAGCTATATGAAAATAGGAGAGTCCTTTCTTGGGTTAAAACTTCAATCATTTTCTATAAAAATTATCCCAATATGGATTTTATTAATTTTCTTTGATAGTGTTTCTCTGCATATGTTTAACTTTGAAAGATGCTTTAAGTCTTCAGTTTGCCTAAGAGTTTTCTTTGAAGGCCTGAATAGTGTCAGCCTTTCATTTATATCGGGATGTATTGATAGTGCAACGAAACCTGTGTGTCAGCGTTTCATGCGAGGTGAGTGGACTTGGAAGAACACTCTTTAAGCAGGTGCCTTCATACAAGGGTTCAACAAGTTAGTGACACAGTTGGTCCAAGGAGTGGTTGCCGCCAGTATATTTTGTGAACAATTCTTAGGGGTAGGGTGTTAAACTCATTTTTTTTGGGTTAATTTTAGACTGTACTGTGTAATCTTAGTAGGTATACTTGAAAACACAAAAATTGGTCTAAGATAGTATCACTGGAGATTCAGAAGTTGAGACCCCCAGCAATCTCTAGAAGAAAATGTCTCATCACCTTTAGCTCCTCATGCTTTTCCTGAGCTTTGCTCTGaaaaaaagaacataaaaattatttctaattttttttaaaacttatcAGGTGCTAATGCATTGATAAGTTTAATGGTTCTGCGTGTTGTATTAATTGCCTGTTGATATGATCTTGACCAGGAACTGAGTGCCATTTGATAGAGCCTGGTGTCCACTACCAGTCAGAAGGTTCTTATCTGCCTGTCAAGTTTCAGTAATGCTTTGACATCTCTGGTGCCATTGACCTAAAATAATACTTGCAGCTGCCAACTTTTGGGTGGTCGCTGGTGAGATAACTCTAATTTCTATAAAACCTGGATTCTGCTCCCTCCGTTTTGGATAATAAATCACAGTTATATAAGATATTACATCACTACTTCAAtatttccattatttttttacattttcaactAGGtccttttttcagttttggaTCCTGGATTGCCATATAACACACATTGCCAACAATTGCCACCATGATCTCAAGGCAATTTTATTATACATTACTAAGAAGATTTCAAATATTTGCTTGCGTTAGACTATCTGGCTATCACTTTCCTGACCGTCACCACTGTCTATATTAACCACAATTGAAAGCTACTGCAAAGAGGGGCTCAACCAGTAATGGCTTAACAAGTAGTTGCTGTCAGCTCTTCCCCATGGAGGGCAGCTAAGCATTGATGGACCTGTTAAGAACCGGTCTATTTTGGGCCTTCAGgacattaaggctacattcagacgacaCTGAAGAACTGAAGTGTGGCCAAAGCTTTTTTAACGGCAGTTTTAAGACCAATGGTCGTCTATGGGGTTAgtcacacagcagtttttttgaCGGTCAGTGAACAACAGAcatcaaaaaatagaacatgttctattctgtccgacagcccccatacaattgaagggGACTGTTTTTACCGTCCGTTTCGCAGAAAGACGTCAGTGAAAAAAACGTCTGTTAAAAACTGACAGTTTATCCTTGTGAATGTAGCTTTACATGCAATTACTATTGTGGCTACACCTGCATTTTGACCCCCTGCACCCAACAATTGAGGCTTATTCGGAAAGGAGGATGGCTTAATATGCCTCATTTTGCACCAAAAGTTAGGTATGAAaatttaggccttgttcacacgtcagttatttgatcagttatttccatcagtttttgtgagccaaaaccaggagtggaggctacaaaacacagagatcaggtataattaagagatctgtacctgttctgtgtttttgacccacccctggttttggctcacaataactgataaaaaaactgatgtgtgaacgagccctaacccaACCAATGTCTTTCCCTgccccacatttatcatccagcctgagcccctgtgataaatgtggCAGATTTTTATAtactgtctagtctaagtttgTACCGTCTACATCATAGTCAGGATTACAAAATTTATCACATagtgttttttctctttttttttgcttttgcaaCTCCATATACTGGAAGCCATAGGCCCTAATTGTAGGCCACTCTGGTCTTGATAGTGCCTGCGCTGCCGGAACAGACACGTAATTTACGCATTACATGCCTCCGTGTGCCAGACTGAcgtagatttcagtcattatttatgGCAGTTTCAGACATAAAAATAATGAATCCGAAGGTCCAGTCAACACCCTGCACGCACTTTCAGAACCTGCGAGAGGTGGGGGGAGTAAAAATGctgcaatggcatttaaaaattCCCGAAACTGGGGTTTTGTGATTTTATTTAACGCCAAAAAAGGCATAAagggaattttatattttttgtaagaCGACATAGTCATGTGAGGGCTTGACTCTTActaacaagttgtagtttttattggcatcattttggggtacatatttaGTGGTAACTTTTTTGAGGGGGTAGTGCTAATAAATCTATTGTGGGGGTTTCTTTTACGTCATTTGGTATAAATACTATGTCAACTTTATTCTAGGGCTCATTGTGATTACAGCGGTACCatttacagtgtatatatagtttttttttttaatagtttactCTTTTTAaccaataaaataatttttgttcAAAAAGGGAAAGAATTACCagtattttttcttaatttttttgctgggacttttttttttttttttcaattaaccCAAAGCCACAGCCTTTGGTGCTTGAATATCAACATTaaaggggctcatttattaagaccgatgtttattaagacaccggtcttaacccctatacctggcggtggatgcacccaagttatgtagaggcgccggcctcttcataacttcggcagatcctccgCAAGGTCTGAATGTAAGAAAGCTTCctcgctgtcttacatttagacctttttctacgcctgaaacagtGCCCTTCCTCACCCACACCTACTTTTTTAGACGTGGTGTGACCAGGGAGAAGTCACCGATTGTGCCTCAATCTGCACCTGACATATGCCTAATGATAAGTGACTCCCTACATTtttatacttatttttatttttgtatacagAAAAATAGTACATGCTCAAGTTTTCAACTTTTGTTTTTCATTAGTAATACATGTCATAAATTTGACAAAACAAATTCCTACCATGAAATATTT
This region of Bufo gargarizans isolate SCDJY-AF-19 chromosome 11, ASM1485885v1, whole genome shotgun sequence genomic DNA includes:
- the AP5M1 gene encoding AP-5 complex subunit mu-1 is translated as MPIRGLWIFYHRPGGRGEVKFSRHYPTVEKRAKAFNRASYVNIPEDVDLLKALLHELGLTNEEKNFVEYRDNCARISKTNVYSLVVSEGSLWPVLAIQSGDFIYVCLPLVEQLLTPVPPLINVSSISEAFSLLSGIMQFVNSGHNAEADVSSRLTQLPLLVTQACPLGSPLDTDFFALPDNLSNASANQSYKSPAWKTSKQKGKAQIEVYITEKVNSTQYDKGDDSDTWQVHGTVSCKCNLETISPNVIVGLNLPANGSPLQDILVHPCVTSIDSSMLISSSVAATDDSAFNGPYKFPFIPPFDLFQLCYYTSQVPVPPILGFYQLTDDGHQVQISVKLKLHESIKNGFDYCEAQIPFFNKGQIKHFEYKVSHGHLELSREKSLVVWVIGQKFPKSLEISLSGTVTFLSEKHLNDPVDPICVGNTAYVKLLFRIPDYSLTGCYTDQHSVQVFSTAKPKILTSRELISADYFLWNSKAPAPIVCRSFFD